A window of the Acidimicrobiales bacterium genome harbors these coding sequences:
- a CDS encoding response regulator — protein sequence MSKIIVVEDNDLDAERIERQLRKFGAGDLLVRAKDGQEAIDLLAAQRMDPAYVPTCVVVVDLNMPRVNGFELIDHIRAIPALRHVPIYVCTTSDHMRDVHDADTRDVAGYIVKPITAEHVAELVERVREFRAVEAAAEGVCLPESVGAEGVTH from the coding sequence ATGAGCAAGATCATCGTGGTCGAAGACAACGATCTCGACGCCGAGCGGATCGAGCGTCAGCTCCGCAAGTTCGGAGCGGGCGACCTGCTGGTGCGGGCCAAGGACGGACAGGAGGCCATCGACCTGCTGGCGGCGCAGCGTATGGATCCGGCGTATGTGCCCACCTGTGTGGTCGTGGTCGATCTCAACATGCCGCGGGTCAACGGCTTCGAGCTGATCGACCACATCCGAGCCATTCCCGCACTCCGGCACGTACCGATCTATGTCTGCACGACGTCGGATCACATGCGCGATGTCCACGACGCCGACACGCGGGACGTTGCCGGCTACATCGTGAAGCCGATCACCGCCGAGCACGTGGCTGAACTGGTCGAGCGTGTGCGCGAGTTCCGGGCCGTCGAGGCGGCCGCCGAGGGCGTCTGCCTACCGGAGTCGGTTGGTGCCGAGGGCGTCACCCACTGA
- a CDS encoding NAD-dependent malic enzyme, translating to MTKPPATQYSIAINVVLDNVPGVLGRLATNIGEAGGNIYAVDAFVAKGTTVERTIVVNCTDVEHQQTIVDVVSETPGITLVGWYDRTFKMHEGGKIEVLSLCPVGDIDDLSMAYTPGVARVCTAIAQDETKADEYTIRKNTVAIVSDGTAVLGLGNIGPKGAMPVMEGKALLFKEFGGVDAFPICLDVASPQEIVETVIRLAPTFGGINLEDIAAPGAFYVEEELKKHLDIPIFHDDQHGTAVVTLAALENALRITGKRMEDLAIVISGVGAAGVAIGKILLGAGATNIIGVDSQSAVHIGREGLNSWKQWFAENTNPEDRSGSLSDVIVGADVFIGVSAPDVLTVDDVKAMADDPIVFAMANPDPEIRPELVGDLVRVLGTGRSDYPNQINNVLAFPGIFRGALDARATDITENMKLAAAKAIAESVTDDQLCETFIMPPVFDKTVSMRVAAAVAAAAVADGVVRT from the coding sequence ATGACCAAGCCGCCGGCAACGCAGTATTCGATCGCCATCAACGTCGTGCTCGACAACGTGCCCGGTGTACTCGGCAGACTCGCCACCAACATCGGCGAGGCCGGCGGCAACATCTACGCCGTCGACGCCTTTGTTGCCAAGGGCACCACGGTCGAGCGGACGATCGTCGTCAACTGCACCGACGTCGAGCATCAGCAGACGATCGTCGACGTGGTGAGTGAGACGCCGGGCATCACGCTGGTCGGCTGGTACGACCGGACGTTCAAGATGCACGAAGGCGGCAAGATCGAAGTGCTGTCGCTGTGCCCGGTCGGCGACATCGACGACCTGTCGATGGCCTACACCCCCGGTGTGGCTCGGGTCTGTACTGCCATCGCCCAGGACGAGACCAAGGCCGACGAGTACACCATCCGCAAGAACACCGTCGCCATTGTCTCCGACGGCACCGCGGTGCTCGGTCTCGGCAACATCGGCCCGAAGGGCGCGATGCCGGTGATGGAGGGCAAGGCCCTTCTGTTCAAGGAGTTCGGCGGGGTCGACGCCTTCCCGATCTGCCTCGACGTGGCGTCGCCGCAAGAGATCGTCGAGACGGTGATCCGCCTCGCTCCGACGTTCGGTGGCATCAACCTCGAAGACATCGCGGCACCCGGTGCCTTCTACGTCGAGGAGGAGCTGAAGAAGCACCTCGACATTCCGATCTTTCACGACGATCAACACGGCACCGCGGTGGTCACGCTGGCGGCGCTCGAGAATGCGTTGCGGATCACCGGGAAGCGAATGGAAGACCTGGCCATCGTGATCTCAGGTGTCGGTGCGGCCGGTGTGGCCATCGGCAAGATCCTGCTCGGCGCCGGGGCGACGAACATCATCGGTGTCGACTCCCAGAGCGCGGTGCACATCGGCCGCGAAGGCCTCAACTCCTGGAAGCAGTGGTTCGCCGAGAACACCAACCCTGAGGATCGCTCCGGCTCGCTGTCCGACGTGATCGTCGGTGCCGACGTGTTCATCGGGGTGAGCGCCCCCGACGTCCTCACGGTCGACGACGTGAAGGCGATGGCCGATGACCCCATCGTCTTCGCCATGGCCAACCCCGATCCGGAGATCCGACCCGAACTGGTCGGCGACCTGGTTCGGGTGCTCGGCACGGGCCGAAGCGACTACCCGAACCAGATCAACAACGTGCTGGCCTTCCCCGGCATCTTCCGCGGTGCGCTCGACGCGCGGGCCACCGACATCACCGAGAACATGAAGCTCGCCGCGGCCAAGGCGATCGCCGAATCGGTCACCGACGACCAGCTGTGCGAGACCTTCATCATGCCGCCGGTGTTCGACAAGACCGTGTCGATGCGGGTGGCGGCTGCGGTTGCGGCGGCCGCCGTGGCCGACGGTGTGGTGCGCACCTGA
- a CDS encoding CHASE domain-containing protein, whose amino-acid sequence MTTEQTRDDLVRGGSLSRLHWFVMVLSLSLTFVASYVTKREVDARAEATFTEDTERSLGLLSEQLHHYEGALWGGVAAIQANGGDVTDAEWKVYAETLDVVDKYPGANGIGVIHEVAPDEVDAFIANERLTRPDFEIHPPHDQPEFLPITSIEPLATNSAAVGLDMAHEANRYNGISMARLSGLAWMTGPIVLVQDEGQTPGFLFYAPWYDRSTPPTADRSANFVGAVYAPFVVKDLVDGALASSQRSVALTIRDAGEVLFDENTPENEDFDPDPMFMRESTLQLYGRQWIVTTRTTLGFREAASNSEPWIILGAGLLIDGLLLTMFIGLTRSNRRAIRFADDLTSELTHNARSLEQSNVELERFAYVASHDLKTPLRGIGSLAEWIEEDLDEFLPGDEAPGDVRRNLGRLKHQLERMNQLIAGLLEYSRVGFTDEPDATTVDLAGDLNDLRLDLDLRHNQLVLCGPPAVKTTSASLLRQVMSNLVTNAIQHHPNRERAFVQIDVEITGAQLEFSVRDNGAGIEEHHRQRIFEVFQTLGGESTGIGLSVVRKIVDRRGGSIDVESEPGRGTTFIVRWPLADIVATATNGASSNDTATANGTATANDSRTTTDPVDQQSDTSKEMSAV is encoded by the coding sequence ATGACGACCGAGCAGACTCGCGATGACCTCGTTCGCGGCGGCAGCCTGTCGCGCCTGCACTGGTTCGTGATGGTGCTGTCGCTCTCCCTGACCTTCGTTGCGTCCTATGTGACCAAGCGGGAGGTCGATGCTCGGGCCGAAGCAACCTTCACCGAGGACACCGAACGGAGTCTCGGTCTGCTCTCGGAGCAGCTCCACCACTACGAAGGGGCGCTGTGGGGTGGGGTGGCAGCGATCCAGGCCAACGGCGGCGACGTGACCGATGCCGAGTGGAAGGTGTACGCCGAAACCCTCGACGTCGTCGACAAGTATCCGGGTGCCAATGGCATCGGGGTGATCCACGAGGTTGCGCCCGACGAGGTCGATGCGTTCATCGCCAACGAGCGGCTGACGCGACCCGACTTCGAGATCCATCCACCGCACGATCAACCCGAGTTCCTGCCGATCACCTCGATCGAACCGTTGGCAACCAACAGCGCCGCCGTCGGGCTGGACATGGCGCACGAGGCCAATCGCTACAACGGCATCTCCATGGCTCGACTCAGTGGGCTGGCGTGGATGACCGGACCGATCGTGCTGGTCCAGGACGAAGGCCAGACCCCCGGGTTCTTGTTCTACGCGCCGTGGTACGACCGCTCGACGCCACCGACGGCCGATCGATCCGCCAACTTCGTCGGGGCGGTGTACGCACCGTTCGTGGTGAAGGACCTCGTCGACGGCGCACTGGCCAGCTCGCAACGTTCGGTCGCCCTGACGATCCGCGACGCCGGCGAGGTGCTCTTCGACGAGAACACCCCCGAGAACGAGGACTTCGATCCTGACCCGATGTTCATGCGGGAATCGACACTCCAGCTGTACGGACGCCAGTGGATCGTCACCACGCGCACCACCCTCGGGTTCCGAGAAGCCGCCTCGAACAGCGAGCCGTGGATCATCCTCGGCGCCGGGCTCCTCATCGACGGTCTGCTGCTCACGATGTTCATCGGCCTCACACGTTCGAATCGTCGAGCGATTCGATTCGCCGATGATCTGACGAGCGAGTTGACGCACAACGCTCGCAGTCTCGAGCAGTCGAACGTCGAACTCGAGCGGTTCGCCTACGTTGCGTCGCACGACCTCAAGACCCCGCTGCGAGGGATCGGCAGTCTTGCCGAGTGGATCGAGGAAGACCTCGATGAGTTCCTGCCGGGCGACGAGGCACCGGGCGACGTTCGTCGAAACCTCGGCCGACTCAAGCACCAGCTGGAGCGCATGAACCAACTCATCGCCGGTCTGCTCGAATACTCCCGTGTTGGTTTCACCGATGAGCCAGACGCCACGACGGTGGATCTGGCCGGCGACCTCAACGATCTCCGCCTCGATCTCGACCTGCGTCACAACCAGCTCGTGCTGTGCGGCCCGCCGGCCGTGAAGACGACCTCGGCATCGCTGCTTCGTCAGGTCATGTCGAATCTCGTCACCAATGCGATTCAACACCACCCGAATCGGGAGCGGGCCTTCGTGCAGATCGACGTCGAGATCACGGGCGCCCAACTCGAGTTCAGCGTTCGGGACAACGGCGCAGGAATCGAGGAGCACCACCGGCAACGGATCTTCGAGGTGTTCCAGACGCTCGGGGGCGAGAGCACCGGCATCGGTCTCTCGGTGGTGCGCAAGATCGTCGATCGTCGCGGCGGCAGCATCGACGTCGAGTCGGAACCGGGCCGGGGTACGACCTTCATCGTGAGATGGCCGCTCGCCGACATCGTCGCGACGGCGACGAACGGTGCCTCCTCGAATGACACGGCCACTGCGAACGGCACGGCCACTGCGAACGACAGCAGAACAACGACTGATCCCGTTGACCAGCAGAGCGACACGAGCAAGGAGATGAGTGCGGTATGA